Proteins encoded within one genomic window of Lysinibacillus louembei:
- a CDS encoding AI-2E family transporter yields MIKKLWFQVAIGMLLSLLIVKYFMEIRTIFKPFVIILKTVFIPLLLGGVLYYVTEPIQRFLEKRKVPRWGSIIIIIVLLASALTGFLFSIGNPIAKEVNKLVDNAPYIGEKMQEATEFIKDHQDHLPPQVDKFIDSVSNSVQEIAVTGSKMIVTFVSGAVSATFTLILVPFFFIFMLKDHEKFAPRIYGLFTGERRSWIKKTLKDIDDALSSYVQGQVLISFLLALMMFIGYLIIDLEYALLLSILAFFMNMIPFIGPWVSLIPALIVALIQDPILVIWVAVITLAAQQIESNFITPNIMGKSLDIHPLTVITIVLAAGNIAGFIGILIAIPTYAVIKAIVKNIYEERKKIKEAATKTL; encoded by the coding sequence ATCTTTAAGCCGTTTGTCATTATTTTGAAAACGGTATTCATCCCATTATTATTAGGTGGGGTACTTTACTATGTTACGGAGCCGATACAGCGTTTTCTCGAAAAGCGTAAAGTCCCGAGGTGGGGAAGTATCATTATTATTATTGTCCTGCTAGCAAGTGCGCTTACAGGCTTTTTATTCTCAATAGGTAATCCGATTGCGAAAGAGGTTAATAAATTAGTCGATAATGCCCCTTACATTGGTGAGAAAATGCAGGAAGCAACAGAGTTCATAAAGGATCATCAAGACCATTTGCCACCGCAAGTGGATAAGTTTATTGATTCTGTTTCAAACTCTGTTCAAGAAATAGCCGTAACAGGTAGCAAAATGATTGTAACCTTTGTTAGTGGTGCAGTATCTGCCACATTTACATTAATTTTAGTGCCATTCTTCTTTATCTTTATGTTGAAGGATCACGAAAAATTTGCTCCACGCATTTATGGCTTATTTACAGGGGAGCGCCGCTCATGGATTAAGAAAACATTAAAGGATATCGATGATGCACTAAGCAGCTATGTACAGGGACAAGTATTGATTAGCTTTTTACTTGCGTTGATGATGTTTATCGGTTATTTAATTATTGATTTAGAATATGCGTTATTATTATCGATATTGGCATTCTTTATGAATATGATACCATTTATTGGTCCATGGGTATCATTGATTCCAGCATTGATTGTAGCGCTTATTCAAGACCCAATTTTAGTGATTTGGGTAGCGGTAATTACGCTTGCAGCCCAGCAAATTGAAAGTAATTTTATTACACCAAACATTATGGGGAAATCGCTGGATATTCATCCATTAACGGTTATTACAATTGTTTTGGCTGCAGGAAATATTGCAGGATTTATCGGAATTTTAATTGCAATTCCAACATATGCGGTCATTAAAGCGATTGTTAAAAATATTTACGAAGAGCGCAAAAAAATTAAAGAAGCAGCGACGAAAACATTATAA
- a CDS encoding alpha/beta hydrolase has product MQHIFEHGTNGRTLLLLHGTGGTERDLIGLAKEIDADANILSVRGNVLENGMPRFFRRVAEGIFDMEDLLFRTKELDDFVQQASVDYQFDRNQVIAIGYSNGANIAGSLLFHHENALRAAILHHPMVPNRDAKIPNLANVDVWIGAGTNDFMCPPQESEQLEQMLQAHGAKVETAWFNQGHQLAMPEVQASKAWYTGIFK; this is encoded by the coding sequence ATGCAGCATATTTTTGAGCATGGCACAAATGGGCGTACACTATTATTGCTACACGGTACAGGTGGCACAGAGCGAGATTTAATTGGGTTAGCGAAGGAAATTGATGCCGATGCGAATATTTTAAGCGTTCGTGGCAATGTGTTAGAAAACGGTATGCCACGCTTTTTCCGTCGAGTTGCAGAGGGCATATTTGATATGGAGGATTTACTTTTCCGTACAAAGGAATTAGATGATTTTGTGCAGCAAGCATCAGTGGATTATCAGTTTGACCGTAACCAAGTCATTGCAATTGGCTATTCTAACGGAGCGAATATTGCTGGTAGCCTATTGTTCCATCATGAAAATGCATTACGTGCCGCAATTTTACATCACCCAATGGTACCGAATCGCGATGCCAAAATTCCCAATTTGGCAAATGTAGACGTATGGATTGGTGCTGGAACGAATGACTTCATGTGTCCACCGCAAGAATCAGAGCAGCTAGAGCAAATGCTACAGGCGCATGGTGCAAAGGTAGAAACTGCATGGTTCAACCAAGGTCACCAATTAGCGATGCCAGAAGTACAAGCTTCAAAAGCTTGGTACACAGGGATTTTTAAATAA
- a CDS encoding MMPL family transporter, with translation MQKFSIFVTKHAKAIVRIWIIFFLIMGYFALQLPSKLQGDGFFVKDDHSRTMQELSETFDLPAKTIFVLFENKTDDEITIALNKLEQVEAIQEIVSPIGIEQLQNGNFSYAMLHFGNDVTDYFPIVDEIREILSYDNDISITGEPAISKDINVASQKDLMQAEAIGLPIALIVLLLAFGTVVASLLPVIIGAATVIVSFGVLTLFSGTFNLSIFILNIVPMLGLALSIDFALLFINRYREERQTKSIEQAVQIAIQTAGRSIIFSALCVMIGLGAMVVIKVEIFQNIALGGSIVVFLAIISGLTLLPATIMLLGDRLNKWRILRVSQKATKWQAFAAFVMRRPLMIIVVALILLGAAMIPVKDMDLTIPSKESLPTSYESRATFDKMEKAFDFGADAVVYLLAERSKGWDDEDGLTKMLDIQQALEQNALVKKVDSLFTTAQIDSVEIWQAASSNPQLQAVQSHFMQEDKMYMAVHLNTSGSSTEAQDFVREWKDKDLDVSFTLAGAPKFNQEIFDEIANKIGLALMIIMITTFIILMIAFRSILIPVKAIIMNIIGLASTFGLIVYIFQYGHFGIEAGTVVLIMPVIVFCLVFGLSMDYEVFLISRIQEEYLKGADNTKATVDGLVSTSKIITSAALIMIVITGAFAFTDVMPVKQIGVGIAIAIAIDATVIRLMLVPSLMKLFGDWNWWLPFMKKDK, from the coding sequence ATGCAGAAATTTTCTATTTTTGTTACAAAACATGCTAAAGCAATTGTGCGCATTTGGATTATCTTTTTTCTTATTATGGGTTATTTCGCACTACAATTACCAAGCAAATTACAAGGTGATGGCTTTTTTGTGAAAGATGACCATAGTCGAACGATGCAGGAATTAAGTGAGACATTTGATTTACCAGCGAAAACAATCTTTGTTCTATTTGAAAATAAAACAGATGATGAAATTACAATAGCGCTTAATAAACTTGAGCAAGTTGAGGCTATTCAGGAAATTGTCTCCCCTATCGGCATTGAGCAATTGCAAAATGGCAATTTCTCTTATGCCATGCTGCATTTCGGCAATGATGTAACCGACTATTTCCCTATAGTCGATGAGATTCGCGAAATTTTATCTTATGACAATGATATTTCTATTACAGGTGAGCCAGCCATTTCAAAGGATATTAATGTGGCAAGCCAGAAAGACTTAATGCAGGCTGAGGCAATTGGCTTACCTATTGCATTAATCGTCCTTTTACTAGCATTTGGTACAGTTGTTGCATCGCTCTTGCCTGTTATTATCGGTGCAGCAACAGTTATCGTATCATTTGGAGTATTAACTTTATTTAGTGGCACATTCAATTTATCCATTTTCATTTTAAATATTGTACCGATGCTTGGGCTCGCTTTGAGCATTGATTTTGCCTTGCTATTTATTAATCGTTATCGCGAGGAGCGTCAAACAAAAAGTATCGAACAGGCTGTGCAAATTGCGATTCAAACAGCTGGTCGCTCTATCATTTTCTCAGCGTTATGTGTCATGATTGGGCTTGGAGCGATGGTCGTAATTAAAGTAGAGATCTTCCAAAACATCGCATTAGGTGGCTCAATCGTTGTCTTTTTAGCAATTATTTCAGGGTTAACATTGCTGCCAGCGACAATTATGCTGTTAGGCGACCGCTTAAATAAATGGCGCATATTACGCGTGTCACAAAAAGCGACGAAATGGCAAGCATTTGCTGCCTTTGTTATGCGCAGACCATTAATGATTATTGTAGTAGCATTGATTTTACTAGGGGCTGCGATGATTCCAGTGAAGGACATGGACTTAACTATCCCCTCAAAGGAATCGTTGCCTACCTCTTATGAATCACGGGCAACATTTGATAAAATGGAAAAAGCTTTTGATTTCGGTGCAGATGCGGTTGTTTATTTGTTGGCAGAACGCTCTAAAGGCTGGGATGATGAGGATGGCTTAACAAAAATGCTCGATATTCAACAAGCGCTTGAGCAAAACGCACTCGTGAAAAAGGTTGATTCACTCTTTACGACAGCGCAAATTGATTCTGTTGAGATATGGCAAGCTGCTAGCAGTAACCCGCAGCTACAAGCAGTGCAATCGCATTTTATGCAGGAAGATAAAATGTATATGGCTGTTCATTTAAATACAAGCGGCTCATCGACTGAAGCTCAAGATTTTGTACGTGAATGGAAAGACAAAGATTTAGATGTCTCCTTTACATTAGCAGGTGCACCGAAATTTAATCAAGAAATTTTCGATGAAATTGCCAATAAAATTGGACTTGCTTTAATGATTATTATGATTACGACATTTATTATTTTAATGATTGCCTTCCGCTCCATTTTAATTCCTGTGAAGGCGATTATTATGAATATTATTGGGCTTGCTTCAACATTCGGGCTTATCGTTTATATATTCCAATATGGGCATTTTGGTATTGAAGCAGGAACCGTTGTCTTGATCATGCCTGTTATCGTCTTTTGCTTAGTATTTGGACTTAGCATGGACTATGAAGTGTTTTTAATTTCCCGCATTCAAGAGGAATATTTAAAAGGCGCGGATAATACAAAGGCTACAGTCGATGGACTTGTTTCAACAAGCAAAATTATTACATCTGCTGCCTTAATTATGATCGTTATTACTGGGGCATTTGCTTTTACAGATGTAATGCCTGTTAAACAAATTGGGGTTGGCATTGCAATTGCGATTGCAATTGATGCAACGGTTATTCGCTTAATGCTTGTGCCAAGTTTAATGAAGCTGTTCGGCGACTGGAACTGGTGGCTGCCGTTTATGAAAAAGGATAAATGA
- a CDS encoding inorganic phosphate transporter — protein sequence METILILTILVVIFALAFDFINGFHDTANAIATSVSTRALPPRTAVLMAAIMNFVGAITFVGVAKAIAKDIVDPFSLSTPETPMIGSVVILAALCAAITWNLLTWYYGIPSSSSHTLIGSIAGAAIAAAGFNILNYSGFIKIIQALVFSPFIALAVGFLMMSLFKVVFKNMNLYKTNKGFRTMQIGTAALQAFTHGTNDAQKAMGIITMALIAGGLQTHDEVQGWVRLACAVAMGLGTSIGGYKIIKTVGGKIMKIRPINGAAADLSSATVIFGATLLHLPVSTTHVISSAIMGVGTAQRVKDVKWGTARKIVVTWIITMPISAIMAAGFYFLLNIFF from the coding sequence ATGGAAACAATATTAATCCTTACAATTTTAGTCGTTATTTTTGCGCTAGCATTCGACTTTATTAACGGCTTCCATGATACAGCAAACGCCATTGCAACTTCCGTATCTACACGTGCATTACCACCACGTACAGCAGTATTAATGGCAGCCATTATGAACTTTGTTGGGGCGATTACATTCGTCGGTGTAGCTAAAGCAATTGCTAAAGATATCGTTGACCCATTCTCGTTATCAACACCTGAAACACCAATGATTGGCTCTGTCGTGATTTTAGCAGCATTATGTGCAGCTATTACATGGAATTTATTAACTTGGTACTACGGTATTCCATCAAGCTCATCACATACATTAATCGGCTCAATCGCAGGTGCAGCAATTGCCGCTGCTGGTTTTAATATTTTAAATTACTCTGGCTTCATTAAAATTATTCAGGCACTTGTTTTCTCACCATTTATTGCATTAGCAGTTGGTTTCTTAATGATGTCATTGTTTAAAGTAGTCTTTAAAAACATGAACCTTTATAAAACAAATAAAGGCTTCCGTACAATGCAAATCGGTACGGCAGCATTACAAGCATTCACACATGGTACGAACGACGCGCAAAAAGCAATGGGTATCATTACGATGGCTTTAATCGCTGGCGGTCTGCAAACACATGATGAAGTACAAGGCTGGGTACGTTTAGCCTGTGCTGTCGCAATGGGGCTAGGTACATCTATTGGTGGTTATAAAATCATCAAAACTGTTGGTGGTAAAATCATGAAAATCCGCCCAATTAACGGAGCGGCAGCTGATTTATCATCTGCAACAGTGATTTTTGGTGCAACACTATTGCATTTACCAGTTTCAACAACGCATGTTATTTCCTCTGCGATTATGGGGGTAGGTACTGCACAGCGTGTAAAAGACGTAAAATGGGGAACAGCCCGTAAAATCGTCGTTACATGGATTATTACAATGCCTATTTCAGCAATCATGGCAGCAGGCTTCTATTTCTTATTAAATATTTTCTTTTAA
- a CDS encoding DUF47 domain-containing protein produces MFSSRKSDPFFTALHKIAENMREAVHYANDYRIETVADLKEISIRMKEYETAGDKLIHELIVMLNKSFMTPIEREDILALAIRMDDILDGTEGCIAHFEMFSLNEIDDSMRNFLGYIVKSADELVKAMELLNKKDLVGMRQHAILVKDYERQCDEVLRSSIKKLFLNEKDPIRLIKFKDIYEQLEEIADYCQNVANTIETIIMRNA; encoded by the coding sequence ATGTTTAGTTCAAGAAAATCAGATCCATTTTTCACAGCCCTTCATAAAATTGCAGAAAATATGAGAGAAGCTGTGCATTACGCTAACGACTACCGCATCGAAACAGTAGCAGATTTAAAAGAAATCAGCATTCGTATGAAGGAATATGAAACGGCTGGCGATAAATTAATTCATGAATTAATCGTTATGTTAAATAAATCGTTTATGACACCAATCGAGCGTGAAGATATTTTAGCATTAGCCATCCGTATGGACGATATTTTAGATGGTACAGAAGGTTGTATCGCCCACTTTGAAATGTTCTCATTAAATGAAATCGATGATTCAATGCGCAACTTCTTAGGCTATATCGTAAAAAGTGCCGATGAGCTTGTAAAGGCAATGGAGCTTTTGAATAAAAAAGATTTAGTTGGCATGCGCCAACACGCCATTTTAGTAAAGGATTATGAGCGTCAATGTGATGAAGTATTGCGCTCATCGATTAAAAAATTATTCTTAAATGAAAAAGACCCAATTCGTTTAATCAAGTTCAAAGATATTTACGAGCAATTAGAAGAAATTGCTGACTACTGTCAAAACGTAGCGAATACAATTGAAACAATCATTATGCGCAACGCATAA
- a CDS encoding class I SAM-dependent methyltransferase: MEFQQMKEQFLALLNEKALIAATISQPRLKSNEIKRVKLKPVELKGIYTIQVEYQYERILKHENVPLEAFAEHFDLLLEQFRQIHAQFTEQTIHIQLSKKNKVLWKSEKVRTNKKVDLAHNRKKQYLLDDTIIHPFLVRLGVQAENGTIKKQKYDKFKQINRFVEFIDDALDYLPKNRQIRILDFGSGKSYLTFALYHYLKIIKKLDIHVTGLDLKKEVIEECNEIAQDLGYEDLQFLVGDIQDFNDETTVDMVVTLHACDVATDMALARAVKWGASVILSVPCCQHELNRQLQSPALEIMTQHGLIRERFAALATDSIRAQLLSLVGYEAQLLEFIDMENTPKNILIRAYYTGKKPAAEERAQYDSFIQFLNAKPFLQKELENLL, from the coding sequence ATGGAATTCCAACAGATGAAAGAACAGTTTTTAGCACTGTTAAATGAGAAAGCATTAATCGCTGCAACCATTAGTCAGCCCCGTTTAAAATCTAATGAAATAAAACGAGTGAAGCTCAAACCTGTCGAGCTAAAAGGCATTTACACAATTCAAGTTGAATATCAATACGAGCGCATTTTGAAGCATGAAAACGTTCCTTTAGAGGCATTTGCAGAGCATTTTGATTTACTGCTTGAGCAATTCCGCCAAATTCATGCTCAATTTACTGAGCAAACGATTCACATTCAACTGTCCAAGAAGAATAAAGTGTTATGGAAGTCTGAAAAAGTACGGACTAATAAAAAAGTGGATTTAGCACATAATCGTAAAAAGCAATATTTATTAGATGATACCATCATCCACCCTTTTCTCGTTCGCCTCGGTGTTCAAGCTGAAAATGGCACAATCAAAAAGCAAAAGTACGATAAATTTAAGCAAATCAACCGCTTTGTAGAATTTATTGATGATGCCTTAGATTACTTACCAAAGAACCGTCAAATTCGCATTTTAGACTTTGGCTCTGGCAAGTCTTATTTAACCTTTGCCCTTTACCATTATTTAAAAATTATTAAGAAATTAGATATTCACGTAACAGGACTGGATTTAAAAAAGGAAGTTATTGAGGAATGTAATGAAATCGCACAAGATTTAGGTTATGAAGATTTACAATTTTTAGTTGGTGACATTCAAGATTTTAATGATGAAACGACTGTCGATATGGTCGTAACATTACATGCCTGCGATGTAGCAACAGATATGGCACTTGCACGCGCTGTTAAATGGGGAGCAAGCGTTATTTTAAGCGTCCCTTGCTGCCAGCATGAGCTAAATCGCCAATTGCAATCACCTGCATTAGAAATTATGACACAGCATGGCTTAATTCGTGAACGCTTTGCCGCATTGGCAACTGACTCCATTCGAGCTCAATTGCTATCGCTCGTAGGCTACGAGGCACAGCTACTTGAATTTATCGATATGGAAAACACACCAAAAAATATTTTAATTCGTGCATACTACACAGGCAAAAAACCCGCCGCTGAAGAACGAGCACAATATGATAGCTTTATTCAATTTTTAAATGCTAAACCATTTTTGCAAAAGGAACTAGAAAATCTTTTGTAA
- the putP gene encoding sodium/proline symporter PutP, translating to MSDHGFQLLAIIIYMVAMVVIGWYAYKRTSNLNDYMLGGRGLGPAVTALSAGAADMSGWLLMGLPGAIYLSGLVEAWIAIGLTVGAYLNWLIVAPRLRVYTQVSNDSITIPSYLDNRLRDNTKLIRIASGIIILVFFTFYVSSGMVAGGKFFDSSFGYDYHVGLLVVVAVTVGYTLFGGFLAVSYTDFLQGLIMFLALVSVPLVGVFYTGGIGETIDAIKSVNPENLSLFASTATAAGVISSLAWGFGYFGQPHIIVRFMAINSVKETKEARRIGIGWMILSLAGAIGTALVGVAYYQQNAATLGELKDAETIFIVMGQLLFHPFIAGIMLAAILAAVMSTISSQLIVTSSALVEDIYKALFNKSATDKHYVFMGRLAVLVVSIIAVVLAWNPENSILKLVSFAWAGFGAAFGPVILLSLYWRKLTNIGALAGMVTGAVIAFVWGRIPALSEALYEIVPGFFGALIVAVVVSLATYKKNPQIEAEFDETLRLMKEERK from the coding sequence ATGTCAGATCACGGATTTCAATTATTAGCAATTATTATTTACATGGTGGCGATGGTCGTAATCGGCTGGTATGCGTATAAGAGAACTTCTAACTTAAACGATTATATGCTTGGCGGACGTGGGCTAGGTCCTGCTGTAACAGCATTAAGTGCAGGGGCAGCTGATATGTCAGGCTGGCTACTAATGGGGCTACCAGGAGCGATTTATCTGTCAGGTTTAGTGGAGGCATGGATTGCCATTGGTTTAACGGTTGGTGCTTATTTAAACTGGTTGATTGTAGCACCTCGCTTACGTGTTTACACACAAGTATCAAATGACTCGATTACGATTCCAAGTTATTTGGATAACCGTCTTCGAGACAATACAAAATTAATTCGTATCGCATCTGGTATTATTATTTTAGTATTTTTCACGTTTTATGTATCATCAGGTATGGTAGCAGGTGGAAAGTTTTTCGATAGCTCTTTCGGCTATGATTATCATGTTGGATTACTGGTTGTTGTTGCAGTAACAGTAGGTTACACACTATTTGGTGGATTTTTAGCTGTAAGCTATACAGATTTTTTACAAGGCTTAATTATGTTTTTAGCGTTAGTTTCAGTGCCATTGGTAGGCGTGTTTTACACAGGTGGTATCGGTGAAACGATTGATGCCATTAAATCCGTTAACCCTGAAAACTTAAGTTTATTTGCTTCAACAGCTACAGCAGCAGGTGTCATATCTTCACTTGCATGGGGCTTCGGCTATTTCGGGCAGCCGCATATTATTGTTCGTTTTATGGCGATTAATTCGGTAAAAGAAACGAAGGAAGCACGTCGAATCGGTATTGGTTGGATGATTTTAAGCTTAGCGGGTGCGATTGGTACTGCTTTAGTAGGTGTGGCTTACTATCAGCAAAATGCAGCAACTTTAGGTGAGTTAAAGGATGCAGAGACGATATTTATCGTAATGGGGCAATTATTATTCCATCCATTTATTGCAGGAATTATGCTTGCAGCAATTTTAGCAGCGGTAATGAGTACAATTTCTTCGCAGCTGATTGTAACATCTTCAGCGCTTGTAGAGGATATTTACAAAGCTTTATTTAATAAATCAGCAACGGATAAGCACTATGTATTTATGGGACGCTTAGCGGTATTAGTTGTTTCAATTATCGCTGTTGTGCTAGCGTGGAACCCAGAAAACTCAATTTTAAAATTAGTGTCGTTCGCATGGGCAGGCTTCGGTGCGGCGTTTGGACCTGTTATTTTATTATCACTTTATTGGCGCAAGCTAACGAATATCGGCGCATTAGCGGGGATGGTGACAGGTGCTGTAATAGCATTTGTATGGGGAAGAATCCCTGCATTATCAGAGGCGCTTTATGAAATTGTACCAGGTTTCTTCGGTGCTTTAATCGTTGCGGTAGTCGTATCTCTTGCAACATATAAGAAGAACCCTCAAATCGAGGCGGAGTTTGATGAAACATTGCGCCTGATGAAAGAAGAAAGAAAATAA
- the hflX gene encoding GTPase HflX — protein MKEIESIQERGVLVGVNLKNDEHFDYSMEELANLAEALDVEVIGSVTQNLERVTPSHYVGTGKIEEIKAFYEEADANIIIFNDELTPSQIRNLERDLECKVIDRTMLILDIFSRRAKTKEAQMQVELAQLQYMLPRLVGLHASLSRQGGGTGGGFKNRGAGETKLELDRRKIEDQIAKLRRDLEHVKAQRDTQRKQRRKNAVPIVSIVGYTNAGKSTIMNQLLAKVGQQEEKQVFEKDMLFATLDTSVRHIELEDRKAFLLTDTVGFVSKLPHHLVKAFRSTLEEAREADLLLHVVDVSNEEYRFMMDVTNATLKAVGVEDIPTIYVYNKSDLASVEYPLMSGDNLWIAAKEGVGLDELLTMIRQHIFADYVTCKMLVPYEAGSVVSYLNEHASIFSTEYEEQGTLLQLELKAADYHKYEQYVVE, from the coding sequence ATGAAAGAAATTGAAAGCATACAAGAGCGTGGCGTATTAGTTGGTGTGAATTTAAAAAATGATGAGCATTTTGATTACTCAATGGAGGAACTGGCGAATTTAGCAGAGGCACTCGATGTAGAAGTAATCGGGAGCGTGACGCAAAATTTAGAGCGCGTGACCCCGTCTCATTATGTAGGCACAGGGAAGATTGAAGAAATTAAAGCATTTTATGAGGAAGCAGATGCGAATATTATTATTTTTAATGATGAGCTGACACCCTCACAAATTCGCAACTTGGAGCGCGATTTAGAATGTAAAGTAATTGATCGCACAATGCTTATCCTTGATATTTTTAGCCGTCGTGCAAAGACAAAAGAAGCTCAAATGCAAGTAGAGCTAGCGCAATTACAATATATGCTACCGCGCTTAGTTGGCTTGCATGCTTCTTTATCACGTCAAGGTGGTGGTACAGGCGGCGGCTTTAAAAACCGTGGTGCAGGGGAAACAAAGCTAGAGCTTGACCGTCGAAAAATCGAGGATCAAATTGCGAAATTGCGTCGAGATTTAGAGCATGTAAAGGCACAGCGTGATACACAGCGCAAGCAACGACGAAAAAATGCAGTGCCTATTGTCTCGATTGTCGGCTATACGAATGCTGGAAAATCTACGATTATGAATCAGCTCTTAGCAAAAGTAGGGCAGCAAGAGGAGAAGCAAGTATTTGAAAAGGATATGCTGTTTGCCACGTTAGACACTTCTGTTCGTCACATTGAGCTAGAGGATCGCAAAGCATTTTTATTAACAGATACAGTTGGCTTTGTTAGTAAGCTACCTCACCATTTAGTAAAAGCATTCCGTTCAACGCTAGAAGAGGCTCGTGAAGCAGATTTGCTATTGCATGTTGTGGACGTTTCAAATGAGGAATATCGCTTTATGATGGATGTCACAAACGCTACATTAAAAGCGGTCGGTGTAGAGGATATTCCGACAATTTATGTTTATAATAAGTCAGATTTAGCGAGTGTCGAGTACCCACTTATGAGCGGAGATAATTTGTGGATTGCCGCTAAAGAAGGTGTTGGCTTAGATGAGCTTTTAACAATGATTCGCCAGCATATTTTTGCGGACTATGTGACATGTAAAATGCTCGTTCCGTATGAGGCAGGTTCAGTTGTTTCTTATTTAAATGAGCATGCATCCATTTTTAGCACAGAATATGAGGAGCAAGGAACATTGCTACAACTTGAATTGAAGGCAGCAGATTATCACAAATATGAGCAATATGTAGTAGAATAA
- a CDS encoding MATE family efflux transporter, with product MTTVNAIETRPVRPLFFSYLYPAMVGMLLMSVNILVDGIFVSRGVGATALAGVNIAVPIFSVLLSISLWIGMGGATLFSISLGEGNKKRAHQIFTLSFVMMIGIVTAIIAVLLFNLRDIAYIFGADHTTYPYVQQYLYIILLFGLFYTIENLLSIFIRNDGSPKLAMLGLITTSVLNIIFNYIFIFILDYGVKGCALATALSTIFGMLVLFLHFFNKQCELKFVRHFFAVIDMKKIMTIGFPSFIVEASMAFIIILYNVTFLRYLGSDGVTAYAMVNYIHAVLLTVFFGIGMALQPLVSYHHGAGLKKRLIALLKIGVKTAIILGLSTAIIAMLFPSQLIGVFGDKGSAEVQSMAIQGFAYFAIGYIFLGVNMVFAEFFQSIEKIRLATTIMLLRSAVLFIPVLIVLPKIFGAQAIWWTFPVVEGLTALLIALFIWKSKYGIKE from the coding sequence ATGACTACCGTTAATGCAATCGAAACAAGACCTGTAAGACCGCTATTTTTCTCGTACCTATACCCAGCAATGGTTGGGATGCTACTCATGTCCGTCAACATTTTAGTCGATGGTATTTTCGTCAGTCGAGGTGTCGGTGCAACTGCTTTAGCAGGGGTCAATATTGCGGTTCCTATTTTTTCTGTTTTACTATCTATTTCTCTGTGGATTGGAATGGGTGGCGCTACGCTCTTTTCCATCTCTCTTGGCGAAGGTAATAAAAAGCGTGCACATCAAATATTTACATTATCTTTTGTGATGATGATTGGGATTGTTACGGCAATCATTGCTGTGCTGCTATTCAATTTAAGGGATATTGCCTATATTTTCGGGGCTGATCACACAACATACCCTTATGTGCAACAGTACTTGTATATTATTTTATTATTTGGCCTGTTTTATACGATTGAAAATTTATTGAGTATTTTTATTCGCAATGACGGTAGTCCAAAGCTTGCAATGCTGGGGCTTATTACTACGTCCGTATTAAATATTATTTTTAACTATATTTTTATTTTCATACTGGACTACGGGGTAAAGGGTTGTGCTTTAGCAACAGCACTATCAACGATTTTTGGTATGCTTGTATTGTTCCTCCATTTTTTTAATAAGCAATGCGAGCTAAAATTCGTCCGTCATTTTTTTGCTGTCATTGATATGAAAAAAATCATGACAATCGGCTTCCCTAGCTTTATCGTTGAAGCCTCTATGGCGTTTATTATTATCCTTTATAATGTTACATTTTTACGTTATTTAGGCTCAGACGGTGTCACTGCCTACGCAATGGTCAACTATATTCATGCTGTCTTATTAACAGTATTTTTCGGCATCGGTATGGCATTACAGCCTTTAGTTAGTTATCACCACGGTGCAGGGCTAAAGAAACGCTTAATTGCCTTATTGAAAATTGGTGTGAAAACAGCTATTATTCTTGGCTTGTCTACAGCCATTATTGCGATGCTCTTTCCTTCCCAGCTCATCGGTGTCTTTGGTGATAAAGGAAGTGCAGAAGTCCAATCAATGGCTATTCAAGGCTTTGCTTATTTTGCGATAGGCTATATATTCCTTGGTGTTAACATGGTATTTGCAGAGTTTTTCCAATCCATTGAAAAAATTCGCCTCGCTACAACGATTATGCTATTGCGAAGTGCGGTTTTGTTTATTCCTGTTCTTATAGTGCTCCCTAAAATTTTCGGTGCGCAAGCGATTTGGTGGACATTCCCTGTTGTAGAAGGCTTAACTGCTTTATTGATTGCCCTCTTTATTTGGAAATCTAAATATGGAATAAAGGAATAA